Proteins from a genomic interval of Sphingobacterium sp. SYP-B4668:
- a CDS encoding cation-translocating P-type ATPase — MGYHIPNDLKGLNTTEVQQSVEKYGYNSVRSNTDSGFLRLLINILKEPMLILLLAISLIYFIVGNFAEAYFMLAAIVFVSGISFYQDSRSKNAIRALEKLNEPLSQVIRDGRIVDIPTHAIAVGDLCITEEGQMINADGRIVHSNDFSVNESALTGESLSVFKDVNSVDNKVYSGTVTISGVAVFEVEKIGEKTKLGEIGLSIRSITEEKSPLQIQIERFVRNMAIVGLAVFVSVCLVNYVHTRSFLDSLLNGLTLAMSILPEEIPVAFTTFMALGAWKLMRDGVIIKKSSVVETLGSTTVICTDKTGTITENTMHLKAIYSDADEKIVYEEEYTLPTAVTVIQTAMWASEPVPFDPMEKELHKIYEKFSANDLRPQFEMYHEYPLEGVPPMMTHVFENDKGERIVAAKGAPEAIIEVCELTAEKREHLRGLVMTFGQQGYRVLGVGYSNFQGNDFPKRQQDLPFVFVGFVIFYDPPKKGIQEVFRQIYEAGIQVKMITGDNSNTAGSIASQAGISNASAHIEGREIAQLSDEELNQEVKERNIFARMYPDAKLAVIKALKRNGEVVAMLGDGVNDAPALKASHIGVAMGNKGTEIAKAAAAVVLVNDDFSKLVLAIAAGRRIYANIKKAIQYIISIHIPIILTVSLPLFLGWVFPQIFTPIHVIFLELVMGPTCSIVYENEPMERNAMKRTPRPMSETFLNWKELTISIIQGLVITIGVLFIYQYSYIQGGDERTVRSMVFTTLVFSNILLSFVNRSFYYSVLETITYKNRLIYYITFVTLVLLMLMLYFGPVSRFFSMAYLDGVQLLWCASIAAGSTLWMDVFKWYRRFKDPQKK, encoded by the coding sequence TTGAAAAATACGGCTATAATAGCGTGAGATCTAATACTGATTCCGGATTCTTACGTTTGTTAATTAATATTTTAAAGGAGCCGATGTTGATTCTGTTATTGGCTATCTCCCTTATCTATTTCATTGTTGGCAATTTCGCTGAGGCCTATTTTATGTTAGCTGCAATTGTTTTTGTATCGGGTATATCTTTTTATCAAGATTCGCGTAGTAAAAATGCTATACGGGCACTCGAAAAACTAAATGAGCCCCTGAGTCAAGTAATTCGAGATGGTCGTATAGTGGATATCCCTACACATGCAATTGCGGTTGGTGATTTATGTATTACAGAGGAGGGGCAGATGATTAACGCCGATGGGCGTATTGTCCATAGTAACGATTTTTCTGTCAATGAGTCTGCGCTTACCGGAGAGAGTCTTTCCGTATTTAAGGATGTAAACAGTGTCGATAATAAGGTTTACAGCGGTACTGTCACCATCTCAGGAGTCGCTGTTTTTGAAGTAGAGAAAATCGGTGAAAAAACAAAACTAGGAGAGATAGGTCTATCGATTAGATCGATTACCGAGGAAAAATCACCATTGCAGATCCAAATAGAACGATTTGTAAGGAACATGGCCATTGTTGGTTTAGCGGTCTTTGTATCGGTGTGTTTAGTAAACTATGTCCATACACGTAGTTTTTTGGATAGCTTACTGAACGGATTGACCTTGGCAATGTCGATTCTTCCGGAAGAGATTCCCGTCGCTTTTACAACATTTATGGCCTTAGGGGCCTGGAAGCTAATGCGAGATGGTGTCATTATCAAAAAGTCGAGTGTTGTAGAGACTTTAGGTAGTACTACCGTAATATGTACGGATAAGACCGGTACTATTACCGAAAATACGATGCACCTGAAAGCTATTTATAGCGATGCGGATGAGAAGATTGTTTATGAAGAGGAGTATACCTTACCAACTGCGGTTACTGTCATTCAGACAGCCATGTGGGCCAGTGAGCCTGTACCTTTCGATCCAATGGAAAAAGAACTTCATAAAATATATGAAAAGTTTAGCGCAAACGATCTGCGACCCCAGTTCGAAATGTATCATGAGTATCCATTAGAGGGAGTCCCCCCGATGATGACACATGTTTTTGAAAACGATAAGGGTGAACGTATTGTTGCTGCAAAAGGAGCTCCCGAAGCCATTATCGAAGTATGTGAATTGACCGCTGAAAAAAGAGAGCATCTCCGAGGCTTGGTTATGACGTTTGGACAGCAGGGGTATAGGGTACTAGGAGTAGGGTATTCTAACTTTCAAGGCAATGATTTCCCGAAGCGTCAACAAGATCTTCCCTTCGTTTTTGTAGGTTTTGTTATTTTTTATGATCCACCGAAGAAAGGCATCCAAGAGGTATTCAGACAGATATATGAAGCAGGGATACAAGTCAAGATGATTACCGGAGATAATTCTAATACTGCGGGTTCAATAGCATCACAAGCGGGGATATCCAATGCATCAGCCCATATAGAAGGTCGGGAGATAGCCCAGTTGTCGGATGAGGAATTGAATCAGGAAGTCAAAGAGCGAAATATATTCGCACGGATGTATCCTGATGCCAAACTAGCTGTTATCAAAGCGCTAAAGCGTAATGGAGAGGTCGTCGCCATGCTTGGTGATGGCGTGAATGATGCACCTGCCTTAAAAGCCTCACACATAGGTGTGGCTATGGGCAATAAGGGAACCGAAATTGCCAAAGCAGCAGCAGCGGTGGTACTGGTCAACGATGATTTTTCTAAGTTGGTGTTGGCTATTGCTGCTGGCCGACGGATATACGCGAATATTAAAAAAGCAATACAGTATATTATCTCCATTCATATACCCATTATCCTCACCGTTTCGCTACCTCTTTTTTTAGGGTGGGTATTTCCACAGATCTTTACACCTATCCATGTGATTTTCTTAGAATTGGTAATGGGCCCCACCTGTTCCATCGTATACGAAAATGAACCTATGGAGCGGAACGCCATGAAACGCACGCCCAGACCCATGTCAGAAACATTCTTAAACTGGAAAGAGTTGACTATTAGTATCATTCAAGGACTTGTGATTACGATAGGTGTCTTATTCATATATCAATATTCCTATATACAAGGTGGAGATGAGCGTACTGTTCGGAGCATGGTATTTACGACGCTTGTCTTTTCAAACATCCTTTTGAGCTTTGTAAATCGCTCCTTCTATTATTCTGTGTTGGAAACAATTACATATAAAAATAGGTTGATTTATTATATAACCTTTGTCACATTGGTACTGCTTATGTTGATGCTTTATTTTGGGCCTGTTTCAAGGTTTTTCAGCATGGCCTATTTAGACGGAGTTCAGCTATTGTGGTGTGCATCCATCGCTGCAGGAAGCACATTGTGGATGGATGTGTTCAAGTGGTACAGAAGATTTAAAGATCCGCAAAAAAAATAA
- a CDS encoding ABC transporter permease — MKNLKESLKRRFSENNGGNEVRSPLRVLLRKEISEHIRSWRFIILLILIVLTFIASMYSSLSNIKSAFVATDNSSTSFFYLKLLTSTDESIPAFHIFLSFLAPILGISLGFDAINSENNNGSLIRLMAQPLYRDNLILAKFLAPLLIVAVLFFSLTFLIVGYAMYICGIPIEWQEIIRILAFNGMTVLYVGFWLSIAVLLSIRFRQPATSALTAIGIWLFFTVFFQVIVNIAIKAFIPDPNYLSADKIAYYNELILNVLRISPSQLYVDASTTLLMPMVRSLGPVSMEQMAGAIPSGISLRNSLMLVWPQLSGLIAFTLLLFAVSYALFMRKEIRS; from the coding sequence ATGAAAAATCTAAAAGAGTCTTTAAAAAGGCGTTTTTCAGAAAACAACGGCGGTAACGAAGTCAGATCTCCCCTGCGTGTCTTATTACGTAAAGAGATAAGTGAACATATCAGAAGCTGGAGATTCATCATCTTGTTAATACTAATCGTATTGACATTTATAGCTTCTATGTATTCGTCGTTAAGCAATATTAAATCTGCATTTGTAGCCACAGATAACAGCAGTACCTCATTTTTCTACCTCAAGCTATTGACATCGACAGATGAGTCCATTCCTGCGTTCCATATATTCCTCAGCTTCCTTGCACCTATCTTAGGCATTAGCCTCGGATTTGATGCGATCAACTCGGAAAATAACAATGGTTCGTTAATACGTCTAATGGCCCAGCCGTTGTACAGAGACAATCTTATCTTGGCCAAATTTCTCGCGCCCTTATTGATTGTCGCCGTACTATTTTTCTCCCTGACTTTTCTCATCGTAGGCTATGCTATGTACATTTGTGGTATTCCTATCGAATGGCAAGAAATCATCCGTATATTAGCTTTTAACGGCATGACTGTGCTGTACGTCGGCTTTTGGCTTAGTATTGCAGTCCTGTTATCCATTCGCTTCAGGCAACCTGCCACCTCGGCGTTGACAGCAATAGGTATATGGCTATTCTTCACGGTATTCTTTCAAGTGATCGTCAACATTGCAATCAAAGCTTTTATCCCTGATCCAAATTATCTTTCTGCAGATAAAATAGCTTACTATAACGAGCTAATCCTAAATGTTCTTCGGATATCTCCAAGCCAACTCTATGTTGATGCCTCTACAACGCTTCTAATGCCGATGGTCAGAAGTTTGGGGCCTGTATCTATGGAACAAATGGCCGGAGCCATACCGAGTGGTATATCGCTAAGAAATAGCTTAATGCTGGTATGGCCTCAATTGAGTGGTCTGATCGCATTTACGTTACTTTTATTCGCCGTATCCTATGCTCTTTTCATGCGAAAAGAGATTCGGTCATGA
- a CDS encoding S41 family peptidase: protein MISTYSFSQNFKSDSVKLFIDKSLELIEANSIHKENLSKIKSELYGKSQNLNAIDEIAPLYEEVFKQLNDYHGSLKYNGKTYGWNNPNVMKNAYLKGRIKTEKRTFSKVIDKKIGYIRITGNDDFAFKKVDSLANDIVSHVNTINSNKIKGWIIDLRLNTGGNMYPILLGLKEFIGNNLTFGGFRDAQNKCTGNWKIENGQLLIDGNVLYRKKDLEYFIKTDIPIVILTSCYTASAGEMTAIAFIGRNNTFVVGEPTANYTTAVQGFRINENSGLNLSTDYVVDRTLKVYKSNILPDFEVFGGDNFEDLKNDLKIIKALALLRKKSF from the coding sequence ATGATTTCAACATATTCATTTTCTCAAAATTTTAAAAGTGACAGTGTAAAATTATTTATTGACAAGTCTCTTGAATTAATAGAAGCAAATTCAATTCATAAGGAGAATCTTAGTAAGATTAAAAGCGAATTATATGGGAAATCCCAAAACCTGAATGCTATAGATGAAATTGCGCCTTTATATGAAGAGGTATTTAAACAGCTTAATGATTACCACGGAAGTTTAAAATATAACGGAAAAACATACGGTTGGAACAACCCCAACGTAATGAAAAATGCCTATCTAAAGGGCAGAATAAAAACCGAGAAAAGAACATTTAGTAAAGTAATTGACAAAAAAATTGGATATATCAGAATTACAGGAAACGATGATTTTGCTTTTAAAAAAGTAGACAGTTTGGCCAACGATATAGTTTCTCATGTGAATACTATAAATTCGAATAAGATCAAAGGATGGATTATTGATTTGAGACTGAATACAGGTGGAAATATGTATCCTATATTACTTGGTTTGAAAGAGTTTATCGGAAATAATTTAACTTTTGGCGGTTTTAGGGATGCTCAAAATAAATGCACAGGAAATTGGAAAATTGAAAATGGGCAATTATTGATCGACGGCAATGTATTGTACAGAAAAAAAGATTTAGAGTATTTTATAAAAACCGATATTCCCATAGTTATTTTAACGAGTTGCTATACTGCAAGTGCTGGAGAAATGACTGCCATAGCTTTTATCGGAAGAAACAATACTTTTGTTGTAGGTGAGCCAACAGCAAATTATACAACAGCAGTACAAGGCTTTAGAATAAACGAGAATTCGGGTCTTAATTTATCAACGGATTATGTTGTAGATAGAACTTTAAAAGTTTATAAATCAAATATATTACCTGATTTTGAAGTATTTGGCGGAGATAATTTCGAAGATTTGAAAAATGACCTGAAAATAATCAAAGCATTGGCATTGTTGAGGAAAAAGTCATTCTAG